TTTATAATCTGTTAATTTGCCCGATTTGTGTTTAAATCTTTTTGAATgcacttttgttgtttttgtttttgaggCTTGCTTTcatcaatattttaaaaaattctaaTTGCACTTTTTTGTATAATATTttgtggttttgttttttgttgttttaattGCTATTTTAACTTGCTTTCATgtctcagttttcttattagaaCATTGTCTTCATCCTTTGTATTTGTGCACAGGCCAAAAAGTGGGAACCAATTAAGCTTAATAAACGAAGTTCATTTGGAATTTAATAAATGAAACCTtgcattgtttattttttagaaTTTGTTTGGGATAGCGTGGTGTGTTCTCTTTCGTTAGTTAGTTGGTTGGTTTTTTGTATGACTAGGAGAACTTCGGAGGTTTTCTGTAAACACTATATTTGTATGTACgcatatttatttctcaacgCAAGACATTTTTGACACTCTTTCGTGTGTGAGATATTTTATAGAACATCCAATGGATGGGATTTGTGTAGGAAATACAAAAATTCAGTAGGGATAGCAATGTGGAATGTCACTGGCATATACATCATATACATAGTTTTTCGTTTAATTGGAAGTATTTagtattttgaattaaacGGACCTCTCTGCGAAACCGAAATGGAAACCACAACTGAATTTTTGTCGATTTGTTACAAGTATGGAGTTGATTTTCCTTGctttaaatataacttatagattgttctggttttttgtttgtttctgcTGTTTTGACTACAAAttctttgatttttgttttttgttttttccattGCCTACAActatttttgtgtatttttgtttgtacAAATCGCGACTGCCATTAATGAGTAATACTGGCCAATCCGCCCGATCTTCTTCCTGCTCCTTCCTATATAATAATAGCTTAGAGATTAGTACATGGGTCATAGCCTAAATGTTCGCTTAAAAACGGTATGCAAATGTCTTATATAAAATCTAAACTCTTTAATCTTTGTCTGCTGCTCGGGGATTCACTGGTACTTTCATGTCTCCAACGAGGTGACCACCAGATTGTGGAACACGCTGGCCGACTCGCTCATCATCGCCGCCTGACCGCAAGAATCGCTGCTGGCGCCGCTCGGCGGCGTCGCCGTTCCCAGCCTCAAGGCGTCCATGATCACCTCGAAATCCTTTTGGTTTTGGTTCATGTCGAAATCGACCAGCTCCAGATGGTGGTGCAAATGGTGATGGTGGTTGAGATGGTGATGGTCATTCAGCTTCATCCGTTTGCCTCCGGGCATTTCGACGCCAGCGCCTGCAGCTCCTCCGATGCTACCGATTCCACCGATTCCTCCCACATTCACATTCATTCCCATACCCAAGCCAACCACATCCAGGGGACACTCCTCAATGGCGGAGATCAGGCGCTGTGGCGGTATGTAGAACTGGGACAGAGCCTCGCGCACCAGGCGATCACTTTCGTCCTCGCTGCTGCTATTGCTCCTCAATCTCTTCCTGCTGGCGGACAAGGCGGCCTTCTCCAGCTGCTCGGCTCCCTGGGTAATCTCTGGATCGATTAGCAGCATGGGTGCATTGATGGCGCTCAGCTCCCTGTCCAGTATTTCCAGATCGTTGACCAAGTTGCAGCTGGACAGGTGGCGCTTCCGGTTATTCACGCGTTCCGATGCCGAGCCCGAAACGGAAAGGGGCGCCGAATTGGCCGCCTCGGGAGCGGAGGCTCCAGCGGGTGTCCCCAGCTCCTGACGCTCGGGCGGTTGATTCTCCAGGGAGCAAATTCCGCCGCGACCCGACGACGATCCGTTTGAGGAGCCAAAGGCATCGACAAAGGAGGATGAAGGCTTGCCGTTGGCGTTGGTATTATTGCTAGTGCTATTGCCGGCCGGCTTGGCGTCGTCCATGTTCGGCTGGAAGAGATTCTCACGCGCCAGTTCGGTGCTTGCGCCGCTGTCGCTGGTTCTGCaagaagagagagagagaaagtgGTGGGGAAAGTTAGTCAACAGTGGGTGGCAAAGAGTGGTTCAAGTGCAGGGACTGTTCGATAATCAATCCACAGATATTAATGCCTATCTCTGGTATCTCATATTCATTTTAGCCCACTTCATTCATCTCTGCTTTaagggatcgggatcgggactAGAGCAAGCTAACCCAAATCCCTTCCTGGTTTTATCCCACCTATCGACGCCACAGAGACCCATGGCACACAGAGCTGTGTCAAATCAGTTAACGGTGTAATCTCGCCATAAACATTTCAACGCCCTTCGATAATAtaaccaaccacccactcctCACCTCACCCCATCCCATCCCAGCGCCTCGCATCCCAGATCCCAGTCCATTCGAAACTTAACTCAGCCCTGACATCGGTGTGTTTGTTTCCAAGGGGTTTTTCCGCCAGCCTGAtggttgggtggctgggtgggTGTGTATTTGCGGGAGGATTTGTGCTGGAGAGCGCGAGGAGTGGAGAGCGGCGGTCGGGGTACGTTTTTAATTAACTGGGCCAACAACTGTGGCACAACTGTGGGCCGCCTTCTGCTTTTGGCTTTTCTTGGTGACCAGCAGCGAGCGAAGTAATTTCAGTAAATTTCAGTAAACTTCAGTAGATTTCTCTTTCAATAAAATCACTGTGTATGGCGCACCGTCTCCACCCCTCGCCACTTCTTGTTGCTCCTCCGCGCTCAATATGGCAACCATTTGAAGTAAAATGAagagcaaaaagaaaaggcaGTCCATAACGGAAGGGAAAAACACAAACTAATAACGTTGAAGCAAGGTAGATAGCAGAGGTGACACGGTACAGGTTGGAAAACAGACGTATGTTAGATAGGTTTGGAAATTCTTTTACAATCTAACAAATTAGATCGAACAGGTAAAATGGTATCCCTGATTAACCAACTAATTTGTGTGGTGAGGAGGAGGGGGGGAGGGGTGTGGGGCACCTTTCAAATGGGGAAGTGGTGGGTGGTTTTGTACGGCAGGCACAACAGCGCATTAAAATGCGCAGCTGAGCATGTCAATGTTGACTATTAAAGCGACGCAACAAAAGCAATATAACTGACAACAAGAATGGCAAAAGCGGCAATAACCAAGGGGCCCGaggagaaaaaaaattaaatacacgCCGCTGgaatgagagagagagagaaagtgaGGAGGGGGtgaaaaaaaagcgaaagtATGGAGGAATCtgtacaaaaacaaaacgaaacgatACGAAACAAAACCCAAACGAAGAAGCAACAAAAAATCGCTCAACTTATAGAAACCAAAAAACCAGAAAGCGTACAACAAAGGGGCCAAAAGAGGGGCCTTTTTGGGGGCAGGGGCACAAAGTGTGTTAGttgcgttgttgttgctgctgttgttgttgctgctgttgcttttaATGCACGCGCAACCGTTAACTTGAAATGATGGACGGCCAAAACGAAATGggagcagcaaaagcagcaaaagcagccaAGAGCGCACTGAGCAGTAGTTGCTGGCCAAATGAGGTGCCAGCCAGAAGGCAGCGGAGAAGATGGCTGAGATGGCGGCGAGAGGAGCGGCGGATTGCACAAGTGGCCCACAAAGCGGAGACAAAGTCGAGTTGCGGAGAGGGGGCCCCAGCCAGAAGTGGGGTTTAATAAGCCGTAAATCGGGCGAGCTTAACTGGATTGACTCGCGAAAGAGAAATACGTATGCAAAAAGGGCACCACCACTCGGCTTACTCAGTTCTAGCGATAGTTACCAATACTACCTACATCCCAGTGGTGCCTCTTCCCTGTTGCCAACCGGAACGAAGGGCAAGAGGTAACCTTTTCACCGCGCCAGTGCCACTGCCAGTTCCGGTTTTATTGCCAAATCCGACCACACTTTAAAGCCGCCATCGGGCGCTCGGCAATGGCTATGACCAGCTAGCTGTGTTGCTTGCTTTTCGGCCATTTCCATCTACCAATGTTGGTAGAAAGATCACACATATGTATTCCAAACTCACGATAAGTAGGTGCATTTGGCAATGGAGCAGATGCGAGCCGAAAGGAATCtgagtatatgtatgtacatctTAAAATAACCACAAAGCTGTTACAAAGACCACGACCATGAGTGTACCATTCTGGATTAATCAGTGGCTTGTGGACGCAGTTTGGGGCTATTAATAAACCCGATtaatcacacacacaaagtAATGCTTTATATGCAATATAAGCCATGCAATTAGCACAAATCATCGCACAAATTCATGCGGCATGCGGCTGataactgaaaaaaaaaaaaaaaaaaaaaacccaaaacttTTGGGTTTGTCACTTCTATTTTGCTTTCTTTGTCCTTCGCCTCACTGTCTTATCTGCGTCTTGCGTTTTGCGCacgttttcggttttttttttttttttttttttttttcggtccGTTTTGCGTTAACCAACCACTTCACCCCCCAGAGCTCCTCATCCGTACCACGTTCCACATTAAATATGTGGCGACTTCCTCGCTGAATTCGAGCTGAAATTGGGGCACACTTATTACGCGTTAATCTCTTCTTGCCTCTTTCCCCGGCAAAGTAAACTTGGTCAACctttgcttttgtttgcccACCCCGCCCGCTCCATTTATTTTGGGGGGCTTTCCAGTTCAAGGCTCTTTAGCCAATGTTTTCCATGTGTTGCCACAGTGCGTACATACAGGCATACTATATGCGTAGGCCCCCATACGTCGAATTCTGTGTTTCGGCCAAAAACAATACAGTGCGACTGTGAAAAGTCTAACTAGATGGGAAGGGGGAGGAGTCTAGGGTTTTAAAGGTTCGGTACTTTATTCAATTCTTCCTGCGATTTACACATGGTTGACCTGTATTTCATTTTTGATTAATCGAATTGAAATCTGGCCCCACAAGGAGGGGATAGCGCGCGCGGGGGCAAGGATTTCCCTGCTGCACTTGACTGACAAGGGGAGTGAGTGGCAGGGAGGGGGCGGGGAAGGGAAAGCGAGCAAGAGAAATAGCGATGAAAGAGCGAAAGCGGCAAAGAAAGACGAAAACGTTGTCAAACGACAAGTGCACACAAAagcaaaggaaaaaatgaaaaaagggGAGCAGCAACAGCGCGGGGGTTTCGCGTGGAAAAGTCGGGGGAGAAAGGGCGGGCGGGGACGGGTGGAAAAGGGGCGCCAAGTCGCGAATGTAGGACGCTGTTGGGGGTCATTGAGCGCGCTTTTGACTTGGTCCGTGTTTGCGCAGGGGGTGGTTGAGAAGGGGGAGGAGGGGGCGTAGGGGGTGGAAGGACGAGGGAGGGGCTACAAACGAGCCGGAAGAGCGGGCGGCGAATGCCAGGAGAGGGACCTTTGAAGAGGGGCGTGGCAAGCCACATGGGGCGATGGCAGTTTCGTGTCAAAGACAACTTCATTTCGCAGtcttcttttcttttcaaaaaaaaaaaaaacaaaaggaaaaaacacaaaacccaCTTGCACATTTAAATGGGCTTGTGGTTTAAATATCCAGAAAAAAATCCCAATAAATTCCCAATAAGCTTTTCAATTCGTTTAAGCGATCACATTCACAAACTCAAAAAAACCAACATTTATGCACAAAAGAAAAGACAGCAAAGCGAAGCAACTCAGTTAACTTGGGATCGGTTCGGTTCGATACGCTTCGTTTAGGTTTGAAAATTCCATTACaacataataaaacaaaaaaaaaaaccagaaaCCTTGGCACCTGAGCTGAATATATCCCCAGCAACACCTCAACTTTATCACCATCCATCCGCACACGTCGTGTATCTCTATCTGCTTATCAGTCCGAGCTTCTCTCTGATAACTTGATTGGCGCAAAAATAAGGGGGGAATGCGCGAGAAGGGGAGAAGGTGGGGAAGAGGGCGAAGGGAGCGAAAGGCGCGCGCGTGTCGCAAGGTTGGTGGGCGGGAActgaaaaacaattaaaagtaatacaGGCGGGTAAACAATAACAGCGGCGGGAAGGTGCTGAAACTAGTTGCTATTCACCCAATCTTTATCCCACCAGCTCGCTCGCTCGCCCGCTCAGGCACTCGATTTTGTATAATCGAATGGTTCTAAGCATTTCGCAAAACAATGGTGATAAGAATAACAACAGCGAGACAAATATGCAAGCGCAACACACAAAACGCTCGATAACAATCGAAGTAATCGATCTATGCAAAAATGCATAACTGAGCGATGTGATTGTGAATCTCAACGAATGTATATCACAAGCATCATAATTACTTATGAGAATTACTAAAATAGAACGGTTGCTTTTCAAAGTAGCTAGTGGTGGTGCAATTCGCATTACCGAATAGATGGTGagatggaaaaaaaaaaaaagaaaaaagcgTCGGCACACGATTTCAAATCCGAATCGGAATcacaacaataaaaacaaaaacaaaaaaagcacGAAAAGCCCAGGGGAAAGGAGACAAGATAGCAGCCCCGAACAGAAAGaagcaaaaacagaaaactaTAAAAACGTCGTCGCAGTCGCGAAATTATTACGACGACGCCACAAAATGGGGCGGCCTGAGTGGGTTACACAAAATGCTATGCACTACACTATGCCACCATGCGATGATGTCTGCCGTGCTGCGGGTGTATTAGTGATATACGCTGATGTAGTGAGTGCCGGAGTGGAAGAGGAAGCACCACTGGCGTGGAGCACGAGCGGAGGAAACCACCAAGCAGACGGGTGGAGGGGGGTCTTCCGAAGACTGATTGGCGAGGAGATTCCGTTCGGTAAGCGATTGAATAAGAGCGTTTCTTCGGTACCTTGGCTGGGCTCAGTGCTAGATCTTCAGCTAGTATTAGTTATATTTCGATAGGTTTGGTTTGGGTATTCCTGGGTACTCCCAGCTGTTTACTAATAGTATCTGTCCCTTTTCAGTGCGATGCCGCCATGattgcatatatatttattctgTTTTCTGCTGCTGTGCTGCGCTTTGGTATTTCATCCATAGTTGTTGCTGGCTGTCGTTAATGCTCTTGTAGTTTCTCTGGTTATTGTTGTAGTtattgccattgttgttgtgctgCTTTGtgcttgttgtagtgagcgGCAGCGCCGACGACTGTTGCTTGGCGTAATGTCGAGAGTgtttaaaatgcataaaaagaaggcaggcaggcagtagcaacagcagcagcagcaatttgtATGGATTTCATTTCAGCGAGCGGATGCATAAGCAATGAGCAGCGTGGATATTGTGTAGATAAACTTCCCCAAACTACCGTCATCCGCCTAAAACTCGCCACATTCAGCTTCAGTTGGTTTGCCTTAGGGCGAATTTCAATTTTGAACCAAAGAGTGTCCGTAACGTGAGATGGTTGTTCTCTTTTGACAGGTCCTTCCATCCTTACAATAGTTACATTTATGGAGTATTCCGTTTTCATCTACGATGTCGTCCTTTAAGAATGCAACAACGCAATGCAAATCAATCGATGAGCAAATTTGATTGCCGCATTGCAGAACGATAAGCGCATGCAAAAGCATGGCCGACAATCAGCGATAACTTATCGTCCATCGCAATCTCCGGcacatcctcatcctccgCGCACTCTAAACGTACATACATAGGCATACATAGACATGTTTGTCCACTTGTGTGTGTAATAACACTTATAAGCGGCTGTGCTTATTTCAATTTCACCGtttaacatatttttgttcgtaattaaattatcGATTGCAGCTACAGGAAAGCAACAGAGTAATAATAAGCACATGAGCATAAAATACACTATACACACACTGTATTCCATTCCACATATTCAGTGTGCGTACGTGTTGGTTTTGTGCAAAGGGGCGAAGAGAAAACATGTCAAACAAAGCACAAAGCACAAAGCacacagcaaaagcaaaagcaaaaaggcaaaagcaaaaacgGAAACGCGAGGCgctggccaaaaggaaaatcGGCGATGAATTAACTTTGCAAAGCGTGTAACGGTATGTtgaattgtttgtttgtttgttttctccTCTCTGATGAAAGCAAGCAAACGAGCGGGCCAAAAGAAGGAGAAATAAAGAAAGCAAGCTCGCCGATGATGGAGAGATAAATAGATTATCTATGACCGAGAGCAGGTGGGCTAAAAGACGAAAATACATAGGCGTGGCGCCACTTAACGGTTAAGGAAGTGCTCATATAGAGAACGCAGAATAAATTGTATCCTTTAAGTTGAATTTTCTCAAAATTTTTGTAAGCTTCACATTCGAGTGGCTTATTGTACAATATCTACTTAGACCTGTGTACATACATCTACATACATAAAGAGAATTAATTGCCAAGCACTGCTTGCATCTCAAATTAGCAACTGGCACTAAATGCAGAACATATGTTTCTTTAGAGTAAAAAATGCAGATACATATacttaaaaaattaacaaaaataataccaaaaaaaaataggcTAAAAGACGCAGCGAACGTGTGGAAAGGCAAGACGAAAATAATGACACACAGATTCAAAAAACATCTATGTGTTGGCAAAGTCTGAAGGTTTAGTGCACTGgatgttgttgcttttgccgttgttgtttttgttgttgctggtgttgttgGCATGTGCCcgtaaaaacaacaacaattgcttTGGCTATCGTCGcctctttgttgttgttgcggctgctttttttttgttgcaagTGGAACGTGATTATTTCAACGAGCGCAACGTTTTcttgttgtgtttttgttttgtttttagcgCACACCAACAGCagatacaaaattaaaaaatataaaaaaacgATTCAGAGACAGAGCAGCCAGCAGTTGtccgtacatacatatatatacatatatatgtaaaaattCCTATTTGCTGGCTTTGATTTCTTTTGTATTCCTTTTTTCCTGCTGTTTTTCTTGTTTCGAACGATGCGTGTGTGCATTTGTGTTcctgtatttaattttattttttttgtattttgattGATTAAGTGGAATGTTTGCTGTTATCTTTCGGGGTTTCAATTGGTTATTGCTTGAATATTTAACATATCAATTGGGTTTTATTTTGGTGCCTTGCACAAGCCG
The Drosophila mauritiana strain mau12 chromosome X, ASM438214v1, whole genome shotgun sequence DNA segment above includes these coding regions:
- the LOC117147215 gene encoding uncharacterized protein LOC117147215 codes for the protein MTLPTNTHASANDGGSGNNNHSNISSNNNSSSDEDSDMFGPPRCSPPIGYHHHRSRVPMISPKLRQREERKRILQLCAHKMERIKDSEANLRRSVCINNTYCRLNDELRREKQMRYLQNLPRTSDSGASTELARENLFQPNMDDAKPAGNSTSNNTNANGKPSSSFVDAFGSSNGSSSGRGGICSLENQPPERQELGTPAGASAPEAANSAPLSVSGSASERVNNRKRHLSSCNLVNDLEILDRELSAINAPMLLIDPEITQGAEQLEKAALSASRKRLRSNSSSEDESDRLVREALSQFYIPPQRLISAIEECPLDVVGLGMGMNVNVGGIGGIGSIGGAAGAGVEMPGGKRMKLNDHHHLNHHHHLHHHLELVDFDMNQNQKDFEVIMDALRLGTATPPSGASSDSCGQAAMMSESASVFHNLVVTSLET